gaaaaaaagctagttattttttttttttttttttttgtatttttttttgttctttatgttaaatgaatattttaaaaaattattagaatacaaaaaaaaaaaatctaaatattcataaaaaaaaagataaaataatatatttataatattttttaagaagaaaatatattatactatatattatatttatgtatatatttggtcgataccaaaaaaaaattaagaaaaaaaaaaatatatatatatatatattatacacGTGTAcacattataataatatataataaaaatataatatttccataatatacataatataaatgatatattttttgctttttatttatatcgTTTCCCTTCTAAAAACGATTGAAATGAGTTCACCTAGTGCATCAATCGTTGGTCATAGAGGGTGTGGTTCTAGTACAGCTGGTGGTATATCTCGATATCCTGAGAATTCTCTCTTCTCTTTTAAAAAGGCCTTAGACGAAAATGTTGACGGAGTAGAATTGGATGTATGGCTAACGAAAGATAATCAAGTTATTGTATTGCATGGTACTGAAGATGGATTACTTGGTCATACtttattatgtaataaaGATTGTGAAAATAAGAACATTGAAGAATTAAATTTAGATGAGATACaaaaatatcattttaAAGAACCATGGATATTAAACCATGGAAAAACATTTAATGAAGATAATTATGAATTAAACAATAATCAGAAAACATATTCTTCCTTAACAGAACAAgaaaaattagaaaaagaaaatgaatatGGAAATTTTGATAAAGCTTATATTAATTTAGAAGAACATGAAgatatagaaaaattaataaatgagaaatttttaaataatttttacaacctcaataataaaaataattatgagGAACCTATTAATGATACCgaatatattgaaaaagagaaaaaaatttttgaGGAATATAACCTTgatacaaatataaatactgAAGAAGACTATATAAATTCTATAAAATGTTCACATTGTAaagatatttataaaaaatatatgatgCCCAAAACtcattatcatttaaaaaaaaaacaattattattcaaattCATTTCTATGTTTTATCATGTACCCTTATTagaaaatttattaaacctttataaaaataaattaacTTATGATATTGAACTTAAAGGTAACAAAGAAGATCTGGgactttatatattaaatattttacaaaattataaagattataaatttaaattcaGTTCATTTAATTGGCTCTTAcaatataatgatattcAAGAAAAAATACACAAGCAGGAAAATATCAACAGTTTTAATTACGAAGCGTACCCATTTTATAATGTAGATAGAATTGACTTATTAAAAGTTTTAAGAAACAATAAACTTAATATTCCTGTAGCACTTCTTTTCTCAGATGATGAAATCATGCCAGATATAAATACTATATTATACActatgaaatattataatgcTCAATGGGCACATTTTTCATTTAgacttaaaaaaaattccaTAGTTGTTCATAGTAATCCATCAAATATAACTATACCTATAGAagattttattaaaatatttcataataataataaaaaaattatgatatattgGGGTACAGAAGATAATGACAAAGCAGATGATATCTTTTCTTACATAAAACTAGATGCAGATTCTTTATGTCCAAATGATATTGTACTAGCCAAATATGTTTTGCAAGGTATAAAAGAAAACGAcacaatataaaaaaaaatatatatatatatatatatatatatatatgcatatattatatatatgtacttGATGAAAATGTCCGAAATAAATGCGgttattaatttttttaattttattttttaagttttattttttcatctctatttttttttcgtaCCTAATAATGgttttaaagaaataaaaaaaaatagagaataattaataaaactTTTATAATCTTTCaagaatgaaaaaattttaattacTATTTTAACATACAATTCAAAGgcaatatataataattattataaaatattataatactgaatattttttgccttgtatattttattttttaaagcaataataaaaatgtttaaaGGTTTCttataaacattttaaatatattatatttcaatAAAAGAGGACGAGAAAAGGTCTTTATGTGGATGTTCAACAATGTAGgataatatttacatattaatacataatatatatatatatatatgtttaatattttatacctatataattattatattgtaacaaaaaaaaaaaaaaaattctcTTCACAtttgaaataaaattttttttttttttttttcctttttgtttttttcattaaatgttatatataaaatattatatatataatatatgtatgtaacataatatttttaatatatattttttttctttttatatggggattgtattttttt
This is a stretch of genomic DNA from Plasmodium reichenowi strain SY57 chromosome 14, whole genome shotgun sequence. It encodes these proteins:
- a CDS encoding glycerophosphodiester phosphodiesterase, putative, translating into MIYFLLFIYIVSLLKTIEMSSPSASIVGHRGCGSSTAGGISRYPENSLFSFKKALDENVDGVELDVWLTKDNQVIVLHGTEDGLLGHTLLCNKDCENKNIEELNLDEIQKYHFKEPWILNHGKTFNEDNYELNNNQKTYSSLTEQEKLEKENEYGNFDKAYINLEEHEDIEKLINEKFLNNFYNLNNKNNYEEPINDTEYIEKEKKIFEEYNLDTNINTEEDYINSIKCSHCKDIYKKYMMPKTHYHLKKKQLLFKFISMFYHVPLLENLLNLYKNKLTYDIELKGNKEDLGLYILNILQNYKDYKFKFSSFNWLLQYNDIQEKIHKQENINSFNYEAYPFYNVDRIDLLKVLRNNKLNIPVALLFSDDEIMPDINTILYTMKYYNAQWAHFSFRLKKNSIVVHSNPSNITIPIEDFIKIFHNNNKKIMIYWGTEDNDKADDIFSYIKLDADSLCPNDIVLAKYVLQGIKENDTI